The genomic stretch CCCACTTTTTTGTCCTCTATCGGCTCCGGTCCAAGATTTCCTGTAATCGAAAGGCAGAAGTCGGTTCCTGTTTTGCTTCTTAAAGACTCTGCCATTTCCCTTGCTGTTTCTTCGCTTATTGTGCCATGTTTTTTTACAGTGGATTTTTTGACACCGAGAAGCTTTATCTTCGAATTTATGGAATAAGAAACTATAGAGGAGTCAAAGAATAGGGATGCCCCGGGGAGTGTTGTAAGCCAGTGGCTTATAAGCCCTCCTGTGCAGGACTCTGCAATGCTTAAGCGAAGCCCTTTTGATTTGAAGGCTTCGTGAAGCTTGCCAACGATTTCTAAATGCGTTTCCATATCTGAAGTATAAGATTCGTATAAATGCCTGCAATAAGGTCATCTGCCATAATGCCTACCCCTCCTGGCAGTCTCTGAACCTCCATTATAGGATGTGGCTTTAGTATATCGAAAACCCTGAATAAAATAAAGGATGCAATGAAATACCCTTTGGTTTGTGGAAGAAACGCTATTGAAACGAGATACCCTGCAAACTCATCGATGACTATTGGGCTTGCGTCCTTCTTTGCAAAGAGCTTTTCAGCCTCATGAGACACAAATGTCCCTCCTGCTAAGGCAACAAGAAAGATTGAGACATGAACATAAGGGGATGGCGTTAAAAGCCAGAGCATGATTAGTGAAACAAAAGACCCGAATGTCCCCGGAGCTATAGGCATGAAACCCACAGGTCCAAGCGTTGCCATGTATTTAATGGCTGACTGGATTAAGGTCATTTGCCCTTCTCTATAAAGCGGGTAAGGATAGCTTTTGTCTCGGCAGAGAGATTTATAAACCTTGCGCCATAATAAGTCGTTCCATCGGTAGGGTCTATTGCAGACCTCATCACCTCTGCCTCGAGGCTTACCCTTCTTGAAAGCCCGGTAACATAGAAGGAGATTATTACATTATCTGTCCTGCTAAGGGGCTTATCGCATTTAAATGCAATGCCTGTCATGGAGAAGTTTTCGGACCTTCCAATGAAGGTCTCGTTTTTATCTTTGGATGTAATTGTTATGAGGGCATTAAAAACCCTTCTTTCTGAGATGTAAAGCAGTCTTGCCGTAATCTCAAGGAATGCCTCTTTGTAAACAGGCCATACTATAAAGTAAACATCCTTTGTTTTTCTCTCGACTGTCATTTGCTTTCCATCTGTAACGATTATTTTTGGTGTGTTTTGTAGCGTGGCATTCATGGACCGATAGGTCTTTTCGCCTGTTATGATTAGGTCGGGCTTTCTGGGAAGTGTTGCCGATAAGGCAGACTCATCGGATGTAAAGACCTCTGCATTTGCACTCTTTAGATACCCTATGACCTCCTCCCATAGAGGCCTTTTATCTTTAATGAGACAGATGGTCTTCAAACCTCAACGAGCCTCATACTCCATGAGACCTTTGCAGTTGGCTCTATAGTTGCCTTTACAGAGCAGTATTTGTCCATAGATAGCTCGATTGCCCTTTTAACGGCATCCTCGCTTATACCCTTGCCTTTAACCGTGAACTCTATGTTTACAGAGGTATATTTCTTTGGGTAGTTTTCAGCCTTTTCACCTTTGATATTAAGCTCAAGTCCTGTTACATTTTCTTTTTTCTTCTTAAGGATAGAGATGACATCCATGCCTGTGCATCCACCTAATGAGACAAGCAGGAGCTCCATTGGCCTCATGCCTGTGTCATTGCCTCCAACATCAGGGGTTCCGTCCATGACTACTGCATGTCCTGAATCGGATTCGCCTACGAACTGAAGGCCATCTACATATTTTACTTTTATACTCATTTCCTTGCTCCTTTTTTCCTGCCTGCCTTCAGGCTTTCATAGAGGCTCAATGCCTTTTTCGGTGTTACACCCTCATGCACAACTGCCCTAACAGCCTGTATCATCGAAGTAGGATGCTCTGCCTGAAATATGTTTCTTCCCATATCCACGCCAGAAGCACCTCTTGAGATTGCGTTATAAGTAAGGGTAAGGGCATCGAATTCAGGGATCTTCTTTCCTCCTGCCATAACAACTGGAACAGGACAGGTATTTACAACACGCTCGAAGTTCTCTGAGTAGTAGGTTTTTACAAAGTGTGCTCCCAGTTCTGCGGCAATCCTGCACGCTAAAGAAAGATACCTTGCATCCCTTGCCATGTCTTTTCCAACTGCAGTAACTGCAAGCACAGGGATTCCATATCTTTGTCCTTCGTCA from Nitrospirota bacterium encodes the following:
- a CDS encoding CinA family protein; the encoded protein is METHLEIVGKLHEAFKSKGLRLSIAESCTGGLISHWLTTLPGASLFFDSSIVSYSINSKIKLLGVKKSTVKKHGTISEETAREMAESLRSKTGTDFCLSITGNLGPEPIEDKKVGLVFIAVSFSKETTSRGFRFEGSRDKIKKSAGITALEFLYEAVSIWT
- a CDS encoding phosphatidylglycerophosphatase A yields the protein MTLIQSAIKYMATLGPVGFMPIAPGTFGSFVSLIMLWLLTPSPYVHVSIFLVALAGGTFVSHEAEKLFAKKDASPIVIDEFAGYLVSIAFLPQTKGYFIASFILFRVFDILKPHPIMEVQRLPGGVGIMADDLIAGIYTNLILQIWKRI
- a CDS encoding PilZ domain-containing protein, with the protein product MKTICLIKDKRPLWEEVIGYLKSANAEVFTSDESALSATLPRKPDLIITGEKTYRSMNATLQNTPKIIVTDGKQMTVERKTKDVYFIVWPVYKEAFLEITARLLYISERRVFNALITITSKDKNETFIGRSENFSMTGIAFKCDKPLSRTDNVIISFYVTGLSRRVSLEAEVMRSAIDPTDGTTYYGARFINLSAETKAILTRFIEKGK
- a CDS encoding OsmC family protein gives rise to the protein MSIKVKYVDGLQFVGESDSGHAVVMDGTPDVGGNDTGMRPMELLLVSLGGCTGMDVISILKKKKENVTGLELNIKGEKAENYPKKYTSVNIEFTVKGKGISEDAVKRAIELSMDKYCSVKATIEPTAKVSWSMRLVEV
- the lsrF gene encoding 3-hydroxy-5-phosphonooxypentane-2,4-dione thiolase, which produces MDWGLKNRLSRIIKPETGKTVMLAVDHGYFLGPTTGLEEPRKVLTPLLPYADALMPTRGVLRTSIPATSDTPIVLRVSGGQSILTELSNEGLIVAMEDAVRLNVSAVAISIYVGGQYEHRTLTNLAKLVDEGQRYGIPVLAVTAVGKDMARDARYLSLACRIAAELGAHFVKTYYSENFERVVNTCPVPVVMAGGKKIPEFDALTLTYNAISRGASGVDMGRNIFQAEHPTSMIQAVRAVVHEGVTPKKALSLYESLKAGRKKGARK